The proteins below come from a single Agromyces flavus genomic window:
- a CDS encoding 2-hydroxyacid dehydrogenase, with amino-acid sequence MTGEPRPLLVTVPGATLRRALEQTPGGVPDGVELVEWDLAGPPPPEASGRRIDIVVPPYMGAAERLGALDGVEVGLVQSQSIGYDDVPDALPAGHVFANAASVHETSTAELAIGLAIASQRGIPDFVRAAAAGRWAPARHASLADRRVLLLGYGGVGRAIEARLAPFEVEVTRVASRAREDEHGRVHGIDELPTLLPEAEIVFVAVPLGDATTRLVDAAFLEALPEGALVVNVARGPVADTDAILAEAQSGRLRFALDVTDPEPLPEHHPLFALPNVLVSPHVGGATTAMMPRMARLLREQIERMSRGDEPRNIVLRT; translated from the coding sequence ATGACCGGCGAGCCCCGTCCCCTCCTCGTGACCGTTCCCGGCGCGACCCTCCGTCGAGCGCTCGAGCAGACCCCGGGCGGCGTGCCCGATGGCGTCGAGCTCGTGGAGTGGGACCTGGCCGGGCCGCCGCCGCCCGAGGCATCCGGTCGCCGCATCGACATCGTGGTGCCGCCGTACATGGGCGCGGCCGAGCGGCTCGGCGCCCTCGACGGCGTGGAGGTCGGCCTCGTGCAGTCGCAGTCGATCGGGTACGACGACGTGCCCGACGCGCTGCCCGCCGGGCACGTGTTCGCGAACGCGGCGTCGGTCCACGAGACGTCGACCGCCGAGCTGGCGATCGGCCTCGCGATCGCTTCCCAGCGCGGCATCCCGGACTTCGTGCGTGCGGCCGCGGCGGGCCGCTGGGCTCCTGCGCGCCACGCGAGCCTCGCCGATCGCCGCGTGCTGCTCCTGGGATACGGCGGCGTCGGCCGCGCGATCGAGGCGCGGCTCGCGCCGTTCGAGGTCGAGGTGACCCGGGTCGCGAGTCGTGCTCGTGAGGATGAGCACGGGCGGGTCCACGGGATCGACGAACTGCCGACGCTGCTCCCCGAGGCCGAGATCGTGTTCGTCGCGGTCCCGCTGGGCGATGCGACCACGCGGCTCGTCGATGCCGCGTTCCTCGAGGCGCTGCCCGAGGGCGCGCTCGTCGTCAACGTCGCGCGCGGACCGGTCGCCGACACCGACGCGATCCTCGCCGAGGCCCAGTCGGGGCGCCTGCGCTTCGCGCTCGACGTGACCGACCCCGAGCCGCTGCCCGAGCACCATCCGCTCTTCGCGCTGCCGAACGTGCTGGTCTCGCCGCACGTCGGCGGCGCCACGACCGCGATGATGCCGCGCATGGCGCGCCTGCTGCGCGAGCAGATCGAGCGGATGTCGCGCGGCGACGAACCCCGCAACATCGTGCTGCGCACCTGA
- a CDS encoding serine hydrolase domain-containing protein has product MTKFDHAFDWVRRHVDDGPLPTAVLGIATSEGVVALDAFGAASVDDHYPLFSITKPIVGLAALRLIEQGRLTPETPLTRAIPSFGADRDDIVRLCHLASHTSGIIEPPLDTPRGLRTSLLEPGRDFPAGTVSRYSTIAFEGIAALIEDASGAPWERAVAEVGERADAAGITFDDVSPHAPVDAAEHGLDWARMAALRHPGAGLFARAADLLALGSALLRNDGSVVSPVAFEAMRRPLTAGLPKLEPYVESRGQDWGFTWNVRHSAPGLLARDTFGHGGWAGTEFWITPSLDVCFVFLTNVGGGIGRFGLDADELHNAVAAAA; this is encoded by the coding sequence ATGACGAAGTTCGACCACGCCTTCGACTGGGTGCGCCGCCACGTCGACGACGGCCCGCTGCCGACCGCGGTGCTCGGCATCGCCACGTCCGAGGGCGTCGTCGCGCTCGACGCGTTCGGCGCAGCATCCGTCGACGACCACTACCCGCTGTTCTCGATCACCAAGCCGATCGTCGGCCTCGCCGCACTGCGCCTCATCGAGCAGGGCCGGCTCACGCCGGAGACCCCGCTGACCCGCGCCATCCCGTCGTTCGGGGCCGACCGTGACGACATCGTGCGCCTGTGCCACCTCGCGAGTCACACCTCGGGCATCATCGAGCCGCCGCTCGACACGCCACGCGGACTGCGCACCTCGCTGCTCGAACCGGGCCGCGACTTCCCGGCCGGCACCGTCTCGCGGTACTCGACGATCGCGTTCGAGGGCATCGCCGCGCTCATCGAGGACGCCTCGGGCGCGCCATGGGAGCGGGCCGTGGCCGAGGTCGGCGAGCGAGCGGATGCCGCCGGCATCACGTTCGACGACGTATCGCCGCATGCGCCGGTCGACGCCGCCGAGCACGGGCTCGACTGGGCGCGCATGGCGGCGCTGCGCCATCCGGGTGCGGGCCTGTTCGCTCGCGCCGCCGACCTGCTCGCGCTCGGCAGCGCGTTGCTGCGCAACGACGGCTCGGTCGTCTCGCCGGTCGCCTTCGAGGCCATGCGACGCCCGTTGACCGCCGGACTGCCGAAGCTCGAGCCCTACGTCGAGTCGCGCGGGCAGGACTGGGGCTTCACGTGGAACGTGCGGCACTCGGCACCCGGCCTGCTCGCACGCGACACGTTCGGCCACGGCGGCTGGGCCGGCACCGAGTTCTGGATCACGCCCTCGCTCGACGTGTGCTTCGTGTTCCTGACCAACGTCGGAGGCGGTATCGGGCGATTCGGGCTCGACGCCGACGAACTGCACAACGCCGTCGCGGCGGCCGCCTGA
- a CDS encoding NYN domain-containing protein, with protein MPASAEPRVALYFDFDNIVISRYDQLHGEGAYRKDTSRTKTVQPGTQAWKRLQQATVDIDAVLDFAATFGTIAIARAYADWSTPVNASYRNQLIDRAVDLVQLFPLSATKNGADIRLSVDAIEDLFLIENLSNVVIVAGDSDYVALAQKAKKLGRYVVGIGVAGGTSRALTAACDEYADYDAILATDAAVRDDEATEGSNGAESKTSVGTAKAGAAPVAEAGAQPGAPARRRRASSKTVTDSAPADAAAEAPASKEPAAPKSSSKAVQFVAPAEPGAADDAATGTTRNPGRLLLKALELLRAKNDQEWQDSSAVKNQMLRMDPSFQERRLGFPTFTDFLKSRGGVVELDEATGQNRVRIRSKKG; from the coding sequence ATGCCCGCTTCGGCAGAACCACGGGTCGCGCTGTACTTCGACTTCGACAACATCGTCATCTCCCGCTACGACCAGTTGCACGGCGAGGGCGCGTACCGCAAGGACACGAGCCGCACGAAGACGGTGCAGCCGGGTACGCAGGCGTGGAAGCGGCTGCAGCAGGCGACGGTCGACATCGACGCCGTGCTCGACTTCGCGGCCACGTTCGGCACGATCGCGATCGCGCGCGCCTACGCCGACTGGTCGACGCCGGTGAACGCGAGCTACCGCAACCAGCTCATCGACCGGGCGGTCGACCTCGTGCAGCTCTTCCCATTGTCGGCGACGAAGAACGGCGCCGACATCCGGCTGTCGGTCGACGCGATCGAGGACCTCTTCCTCATCGAGAACCTCTCCAACGTGGTCATCGTCGCGGGCGACTCCGACTACGTCGCGCTCGCGCAGAAGGCCAAGAAGCTCGGCCGGTACGTCGTGGGCATCGGGGTCGCGGGCGGCACCAGCCGGGCGCTCACCGCCGCATGCGACGAGTACGCCGACTACGACGCGATCCTCGCGACGGATGCCGCGGTGCGTGATGACGAGGCAACCGAAGGGTCGAACGGGGCCGAGTCGAAGACGTCCGTCGGCACGGCCAAGGCCGGCGCCGCACCGGTGGCCGAGGCCGGAGCGCAGCCGGGAGCCCCCGCTCGGCGCCGCCGCGCATCGTCGAAGACCGTGACGGATTCCGCGCCGGCCGACGCTGCGGCGGAGGCCCCGGCGTCGAAAGAGCCAGCGGCGCCCAAGAGCTCGTCCAAGGCCGTGCAGTTCGTGGCGCCCGCCGAGCCGGGTGCTGCGGATGATGCCGCGACGGGCACCACGCGCAACCCGGGCCGCCTGCTCCTCAAGGCGCTCGAGCTGCTGCGCGCGAAGAACGACCAGGAATGGCAGGACTCGAGCGCGGTGAAGAACCAGATGCTGCGCATGGACCCGTCGTTCCAGGAGCGCCGGCTCGGCTTCCCGACGTTCACCGACTTCCTGAAGTCGCGTGGCGGCGTGGTCGAACTCGACGAGGCGACCGGGCAGAACCGCGTCCGCATCCGCTCGAAGAAGGGCTGA